In one window of Cynocephalus volans isolate mCynVol1 chromosome 6, mCynVol1.pri, whole genome shotgun sequence DNA:
- the ZG16B gene encoding pancreatic adenocarcinoma up-regulated factor, which yields MLLLLTLTLLGTSSCWAAQLYGNRGGTYFSTSEDYEYEITGIRVSTGGLGLIKSVQVKFGPYWDDVRGASGGDNQEFLLWSDEYITEAYGSFKAFLRYLVLCTNLGRCVSFGKDAGKTFSAFPSQEGQVLTGIFGQYGLLGIKGIGFKWDYPPVELTTSQTNSTMA from the exons ATGCTGCTGTTGCTGACCCTCACCCTCCTGGGGACCAGTAGCTGCTGGGCAGCAC AGCTGTACGGGAACAGAGGAGGCACGTATTTCAGTACCTCCGAAGACTATGAATATGAAATCACGGGCATTCGGGTGTCTACAGGTGGTTTGGGCTTGATTAAAAG TGTCCAGGTGAAATTTGGGCCCTACTGGGATGATGTACGTGGTGCCTCAGGTGGGGACAACCAGGAATTCCTTCTGTGGTCAGACGAATACATCACAGAAGCCTATGGCTCGTTCAAGGCTTTTCTACGGTACCTGGTCCTCTGCACCAACCTGGGACGCTGTGTGTCCTTTGGGAAGGACGCGGGCAAGACCTTCTCTGCCTTCCCCAGCCAGGAGGGGCAGGTGCTCACGGGCATCTTTGGCCAGTATGGACTCCTCGGCATCAAGGGCATTGGCTTTAAATGGGATTATCCGCCAGTGGAATTGACCACTTCACAAACAAATAGCACTATGGCATAG
- the LOC134380982 gene encoding serine protease 41-like produces the protein MGARGGPLLLALLLSPLLSPAGPGQPGELGGAAGRTGLDAAPQEADPMSGPCGLRSIAPLIVGGEPSVRGRWPWQASLRLRKAHRCGGSLLSRRWVLTAAHCFRSHRDPSEWTVQFGELTSTLSPWNLRAYVNRYRVWDILVHPSYRGILFNDIALVRLASPVSYNKYIQPICVLSSTFMFEHWPDCWVTGWGDISENYTHRLPPYKLQEVKLTILNNTRCNYLFKQSSARSVIKETMVCAGAEDGSVDSCRGDSGGPLVCNKNGLWYQVGVVSWGEGCGRPNRPGVYTNVSVYFQWIRMLIPCSSPKPDPCQWLLLLLTLLWAPRLLQSA, from the exons ATGGGCGCGCGGGGCGGGCCGCTGCTGCTGGCGCTGCTGCTGTCGCCGCTGCTGTCGCCGGCGGGACCCGGGCAGCCGGGTGAGCTCGGGGGCGCTGCTGGACGGACAGGGCTGGATGCGG CGCCGCAGGAAGCCGACCCAATGTCAG GGCCCTGTGGCCTCCGGTCCATCGCGCCGCTGATCGTGGGCGGGGAGCCGTCGGTGCGCGGGCGCTGGCCGTGGCAGGCCAGCCTGCGCCTGCGGAAAGCGCACCGATGCGGAGGGAGCCTGCTCAGCCGGCGCTGGGTGCTCACGGCTGCGCACTGCTTCCGAAG TCACCGTGACCCTTCCGAGTGGACGGTCCAGTTTGGAGAGCTGACTTCCACGCTGTCTCCCTGGAACCTGCGGGCCTACGTCAACCGTTACAGGGTGTGGGATATCCTTGTGCACCCCAGCTACAGGGGGATTTTATTCAACGACATCGCCCTGGTGAGGCTGGCCTCCCCTGTCTCCTACAACAAGTACATCCAGCCCATTTGTGTCCTGTCTTCTACCTTCATGTTCGAGCACTGGCCTGACTGCTGGGTGACCGGCTGGGGAGACATCAGCGAGAATTACA CACACCGGCTGCCTCCCTACAAACTCCAGGAAGTGAAGCTCACAATCTTAAACAACACCAGGTGCAATTACCTGTTCAAACAGTCCTCTGCTCGTAgtgtaataaaagaaacaatggTTTGTGCTGGTGCTGAGGATGGCAGTGTAGACTCCTGCAGA GGTGACTCAGGTGGACCCTTGGTCTGCAACAAGAATGGGCTATGGTATCAAGTTGGAGTTGTGAGCTGGGGAGAAGGCTGTGGTCGGCCCAATCGGCCCGGAGTCTACACCAACGTCAGTGTATACTTCCAGTGGATCCGGATGCTAATCCCCTGCAGTTCACCAAAGCCAGACCCCTgccagtggctgctgctgctgctcactctgctgtgGGCTCCCCGACTCCTGCAGTCGGCCTGA
- the LOC134380983 gene encoding serine protease 41-like — translation MGARGGPLLLALLLSPLLSPAGPGQPAPQEADPMSGPCGLRSIAPLIVGGEPSVRGRWPWQASLRLRKAHRCGGSLLSRRWVLTAAHCFRSHRDPSEWMVQFGELASNLVFWNLRAYVNRYRVRNILVHPHFSKGFSDIALVRLASPVSYNKYIQPVCVLSSTFMFEHRPDCWVTGWGDISENYTLLPPSYNLQEVQLTILNNTRCNYLFKQPFSRGIIPDSMVCAGAEDGSVDACKGDSGGPLVCDKDGLWYQVGVVSWGVGCGRPNRPGVYTNVSQHFNWIRMLISCSSPKPGSCQWLLLLILLWAPQLLQPA, via the exons ATGGGCGCGCGGGGCGGGCCGCTGCTGCTGGCGCTGCTGCTGTCGCCGCTGCTGTCGCCGGCGGGACCCGGGCAGCCGG CGCCGCAGGAAGCCGACCCAATGTCAG GGCCCTGTGGCCTCCGGTCCATCGCGCCGCTGATCGTGGGCGGGGAGCCGTCGGTGCGCGGGCGCTGGCCGTGGCAGGCCAGCCTGCGCCTGCGGAAAGCGCACCGATGCGGAGGGAGCCTGCTCAGCCGGCGCTGGGTGCTCACGGCTGCGCACTGCTTCCGAAG tCACCGTGACCCCTCCGAGTGGATGGTCCAGTTTGGTGAGCTGGCTTCCAATCTGGTTTTCTGGAACCTGCGGGCCTACGTCAACCGTTACAGGGTGCGCAATATCCTTGTGCACCCCCACTTCAGTAAGGGGTTCAGTGACATCGCCCTGGTGAGGCTGGCCTCCCCTGTCTCCTACAACAAGTACATCCAGCCCGTTTGTGTCCTGTCTTCTACCTTCATGTTCGAGCACCGGCCTGACTGCTGGGTGACCGGCTGGGGAGACATCAGCGAGAATTACA CACTTCTGCCACCTTCCTACAACCTCCAGGAAGTGCAGCTCACCATCCTAAACAACACCAGGTGCAACTACCTGTTCAAACAGCCTTTTAGTCGTGGTATAATCCCAGATTCTATGGTTTGTGCTGGTGCTGAGGATGGCAGCGTAGATGCCTGCAAA GGTGACTCAGGTGGACCCTTGGTCTGTGACAAGGATGGTCTGTGGTATCAGGTTGGAGTTGTGAGCTGGGGAGTGGGCTGTGGTCGGCCCAATCGGCCCGGAGTTTACACCAACGTCAGTCAGCACTTCAACTGGATCCGGATGCTAATTTCCTGCAGTTCACCCAAGCCAGGCTCCTgtcagtggctgctgctgcttaTTCTGCTGTGGGCTCCCCAACTCCTGCAGCCGGCCTGA